In the genome of Pseudomonadota bacterium, the window TTTGAGTCGCGGAGCGGCAAAGGTTTTTTGTGTTGATTATGACACGGAAAGTTGTTCCCTGATCAGAGCAAATTTAGCTTTGTTGGAAATATCATGCAATGCTTTGGTTTTACAAATGCGGATCGAGTCGGCCTTGAATTACTTTAGATCAAATAATATTATCTTAGATCTTGTTTATCTTGACCCTCCTTATATTAATTCTGAAGATGCTGTCGCCATGGTTGACCTGGCATGCAGTTATAACATTCTGGCGCAGGAATCTTATACCGTAATAGAACATAGGCGATCATGTAAACTTCCAGATAGTCAATTTATGTCTGTTGTAAAACAAAAATGTTACGGACAAAGTCAGCTCACCTTTTTAAAGCTTAAATCATAAATTTCACCTGACCTTAATGGAGCCCTCTGAAGTGAAAGTTATCGGGTCAAAACCTCAGTCATTACAAGCCGTGGCTGTTTTCCCCGGATCTTTTGATCCGGTTACAGTAGGTCATATTGATCTGATTCAAAGAAGCTCTATGGTTTTTGATGAAGTTGTTGTTGCGGTTGCCTGCAATCAGGAGAAAACCCCGCTTTTTTCGGTATCTGAAAGAATCGCGATGATAAGTAATATTTTCACAGATAACACTAAGGTTATGGTTGAAACTTTTGATGGATTATTGATTGATTACCTTGTCAATCGCGGCGCCAAAGTTATCATTCGCGGCTTACGCGCCGTATCGGATTTTGAATACGAGTTTCAGATGGCTTTGATGAACCGTAAGCTTGCACCTGGGATAGAAACATTTTTTATGACTTCCAGCGCCCTTTATACCTATGTGAGTTCCAGGATTGTTAAAGAATTGGCTTCGTTGGGGGGGGATGTTTCCGACTTAGTGCACCCGATTGTCGAAAAAGAAATTAAATTAAAATATTCCAAATATTCAAGGGATTAAAATTTTTTGATAAGGCACTACTTTAAAGTTGCTGGGGCTTTGTTGATTTGGAGTACCTGGGGTATATTAGTCAGGAAACTTCAGTTAGAAGCTTTTGATATTGTTCTGTTTACCACCTTGTTTTCCCTTCCGCCGCTTATAATTGTCAACTTGAGCCGGCCCGGTTTTTTCCGCAGTGATTATGCCATTTCTCGATCTACCGTTTTGGGGTTATTTTTGTTGACGGTAAGTTTGCTGCTTAATAACTATTTTTATTTTGCTTCATTCAATCAAACCTCAATTGCAATCGCGGTTTTCACTCATTATTCAGCCCCGTTTTTTGTTGCTATATTAGCCCCTCTGTTGTTAAGAGAAAAATTTGAATCCTGGGTTGTATTACCCATGTTGCTTGCGGCGATTGGGTTGTTTGCTATTCTGGTTCCAGACTTCAGTTTTTCTTTTTCTGTCCGTGATGCCCGAGGCGCCATATTCGGGGTTGTTTCTGGACTTTTTTACGCTTTCACCTTGATCTTTGCCAAACGCCTGACCGCTTTATTGCCTGCTCTCGTTCTGGTATTGTGGCAGGGGGTCTTAATCGTATTGCTACTACTCCCCTTCTCTGGCTTTGCTTCATCTTTTTCGTCCTTTTCGCATTCTACCTGGAGTTTACTTGTTATAAGTGGATTGACACATTGCGGGCTGGCCCCTCTTATTTATTTGTCAGGTTTAAGTCGCATTAAGGCTCAGCATGCAGCAATAATTGGTTATGTTGAACCTTTGTCAGCGGTTTTACTTGGTTTTGTAATTGCTCATGAATACCCCAAATGGCCGGTTTGGGCTGGGGGTGTTTTGATTTTAGCTGCGGGTGGTCTGATCACTGGCTGGAGAATCAGGAAGGTAGCTTATGAATGAGCTCTGTTCGCGTAAATGGGTGCCGAAAAGAAAGCCGTTTGAGACCGAGACCGTGAGCAAGCTTTGTAAAGAACTCGGTATCTCTTCACAGCTGGCATCTTTGTTAATCAGTCGTGGTTTTTGTGAATACGCCACGGCGCATAAATTTCTGAACCCATCTCTACATGATTTGCCCGATCCCTTTTTAATGGCAGGCATGGAGCAGGCCGTCTCTCGTCTTGAACTGGCATTTTGTCGGCAAGAAAAGATCATCGTTTTCGGAGATTACGACATGGATGGGATCGCAGCGACGACCATTCTGGTTGATTATCTGCGCAAAACCGGCTTTGAAGTTGATTTCATCATCCCCTCACGACTGACTGAAGGTTATGGCTTAAATGCCAATGCCGTCAAACTGATTGCTGAAGAGGGGGCAACTTTGTTGGTCACGGTCGACTGTGGTATCTCCAGCTTTGCAGAGGCTCAACTGGCCAAATCTCTCAATTTGGACCTGATTATTACCGATCATCACCAGATTCCTGAAAAACTGCCTGCTGCTTTGGCAATTATTAATCCGCATCTGGATCATTGCCGATATCCCGATAAGAATTTGGCCGGGGTTGGGGTTGTTTTTAATTTAATGATGGCTTTACGTCGTCATTTGCGTCAATCAGGACTTGCACGAGAAATTAATCTTCTCCAGTATTTAGATCTGGTAGCCTTGGGAACCGTTGCCGACATTATGCTTCTGACTGGTGTCAATCGAATTTTAACCAGTTACGGACTGGTAGAAATTAACAAGGCTAACCGCCTTGGACTTAGAGCTTTGTTGGAAGCCAGTCGTTTCCCTCACGGGCAAGAGGTTAAAGCTCGGGATTTGGCCTATCGTCTGGCTCCCAGAATTAATGCGGTCGGTCGTATTGATAATGCGAAAATTGCGGTTGAGCTTTTTTTGACTAATGATAAAGCGATAGCCCGGCAAAGAGCCCAGTTTCTAGAGGAATGTAATACTCTTCGTCGAAAGATTGAAAGTGATATCAAGGAAGAAGTAGAAGAGATTTTATCCGGCGGAAATGAATATGCCGATAAACGAGCAATTATCTTGGCCTCTGAAAAGTGGCATCCCGGAGTTGTAGGTATTGTTTCCTCAAGAATAGCTGAAGATCATGCTAAGCCGACAATCTTGATGGCCCTGGAGAAAGGTGTAGGGCGCGGTTCGGGGCGCAGCGTTCCGGGTCTTAACTTGGTCAAGGCCCTGGAATATTGTCAATCACATCTTCTTCGTTTTGGTGGTCATGAACAAGCTGTTGGCTTGACCATAAACGAGAAGGAAATACCAGGATTGCGCGAAGGGATAGAAGAATTTCTAACTCGATCAGACTTTAAGATCAGGGGCCTGCCAGATCTTGAAATCGACGCCTATCTTGAACCTCTGGAGATCAACCAGAAATTACTTAATGAGATCGAGCTTCTCGAACCTTTGGGACCGGGTAACCCAGAACCAATTTTTGCGCTGCGCAAAATGCGACTTCTCAAAACCCTCTCTGTAGGTCAGAGCCGTAAACGTCATTTTAAATTTACTTTTGCTGGTGAACAAGATACCCGTTTATCCGGTATCGCCTTCAATTTCAATGGAATAAGCCCGAAAAGTGGAGATCAACTTGACTTGGCTTTTACCGCCGAAAAAAATACTTGGCAGGGGAAAACTGAAATCCGTCTAAATCTGATTGATTTTCATTTTTATCAATAGTCTTTAGCCCCTCCCCTTGTTCAGGCCGTCTTTTCCGTTAATCAGCTGAGCTTTAAATTATTTTGTATTTAGTCGGGGGGTTGGACGTCTTGAATCGTCGCGGGAATCAGGTTCTATGTTCTGTCCTCAGAATGTCCGGCGAGTTGAATAGTGATCCCCTGCCGCGGCCACACATAATGCCAACAACAAACAGACTGTTCATCTCGAAGAACACTTAAGAGTTCAATCTATGGATTAGTTTTGCTATCAATAGGTTACAAGCGTTACTTGAAGGTTACAGATAAAAAGGGTTAACGGTCGAAAAAAGGGCTTTTGTTTGCAATTGAAAGAGGAATCGCATAAGCCATTTTAACCTCGGACGGCATTATTCCTAACTCCATCACCGCTTTGCCGCAGGAAAACATAATCCGGTTGTCAACATGATGCAACGCTGCCACAGAAACGGCACTGCCCAAAGCGATACCCAAATCAATGATATTAAAATTACACCGCCCCTCACCTTCGTCGCGACATGTTTGGCAGTTTTTGTAACCGCAGTCTCCGCAATGGGGTATTCCTAAAGGTTTAAAGGCCGTGCCGATAACCAGAACCGCTGGCACCTGATAAACATTAGCGGCATCGCGTTGAAAGAAGGGAATATCTTCTTCTCGGGCGATGGTCTCCATACGCTTAGCAACCCGGTCTTTGTCGTCAGCGGTCAGAAGAGCGGTAAAGATAGTATCCGCCCCTTTGCCTTTAGGTGCTGTTCTTGCGGCTGCAGCCATTAAGCGGCCAACCTCCAAAACCGCTTCTTTTTCAAGATCTTTATCCGAGATAATCATTATTACTCTCCCTGATCCTTTTCTCGATTTTCGTATTTTGCCGGCAAGAAAATTGTGGCAAAGAGTCTACAAACATGATAATCGTTAGTTTCTGATTTTGCAAGTGTTACGTTACAGTGCTGAATCAAGTAGGCGCTCGCCGAATTTAAGTTGGTTACCAAAGAGGGAAAAAGCAAAGGAATGTCGCGTTTTGCGCTCTGGGCGCCTTGGAGAATAAATTATATTCTGGACGACACACCAAAACAAAAGGAGAAAGAGAAAGAATGTCTCTTCTGTCGCCTCCACCAAGAAGACCAAGATCGCACTAATCTGGTTCTCGCTCGTAGTCGGCAAAGTTATGTTCTTTTAAACCGCTATCCTTACAGCAGTTGTCATCTTCTGGTTTTACCGATGACTCATGTCGCCGACCTGAATGACCTACAGGCTGAGTCGTATACCGACTTGATGTTATTGTTGAAAAAGTCGACCGGCTTCCTGCAGCAGGCCCTGAACCCGGCAGGCCTTAATATAGGTCTTAACCTTGGGAAAGCAGCTGGAGCCGGGATCGAGGATCATCTCCATTTTCATATTGTTCCGCGTTGGCATGGAGATCATAATTTCATGCCGGTTATCGCCGACACGATGGTCATGCCACAATACCTTGATGAT includes:
- a CDS encoding pantetheine-phosphate adenylyltransferase; this encodes MEPSEVKVIGSKPQSLQAVAVFPGSFDPVTVGHIDLIQRSSMVFDEVVVAVACNQEKTPLFSVSERIAMISNIFTDNTKVMVETFDGLLIDYLVNRGAKVIIRGLRAVSDFEYEFQMALMNRKLAPGIETFFMTSSALYTYVSSRIVKELASLGGDVSDLVHPIVEKEIKLKYSKYSRD
- the rsmD gene encoding 16S rRNA (guanine(966)-N(2))-methyltransferase RsmD, which codes for MRISGGHFKGRKVSPVNSPGVRPSKAIVREALFSILGPSFCDGKVIGDLFSGSGIMAIEALSRGAAKVFCVDYDTESCSLIRANLALLEISCNALVLQMRIESALNYFRSNNIILDLVYLDPPYINSEDAVAMVDLACSYNILAQESYTVIEHRRSCKLPDSQFMSVVKQKCYGQSQLTFLKLKS
- a CDS encoding ferredoxin — protein: MIISDKDLEKEAVLEVGRLMAAAARTAPKGKGADTIFTALLTADDKDRVAKRMETIAREEDIPFFQRDAANVYQVPAVLVIGTAFKPLGIPHCGDCGYKNCQTCRDEGEGRCNFNIIDLGIALGSAVSVAALHHVDNRIMFSCGKAVMELGIMPSEVKMAYAIPLSIANKSPFFDR
- a CDS encoding HIT domain-containing protein, which produces MSRFALWAPWRINYILDDTPKQKEKEKECLFCRLHQEDQDRTNLVLARSRQSYVLLNRYPYSSCHLLVLPMTHVADLNDLQAESYTDLMLLLKKSTGFLQQALNPAGLNIGLNLGKAAGAGIEDHLHFHIVPRWHGDHNFMPVIADTMVMPQYLDDSYTKLKPFFTTV
- the recJ gene encoding single-stranded-DNA-specific exonuclease RecJ gives rise to the protein MNELCSRKWVPKRKPFETETVSKLCKELGISSQLASLLISRGFCEYATAHKFLNPSLHDLPDPFLMAGMEQAVSRLELAFCRQEKIIVFGDYDMDGIAATTILVDYLRKTGFEVDFIIPSRLTEGYGLNANAVKLIAEEGATLLVTVDCGISSFAEAQLAKSLNLDLIITDHHQIPEKLPAALAIINPHLDHCRYPDKNLAGVGVVFNLMMALRRHLRQSGLAREINLLQYLDLVALGTVADIMLLTGVNRILTSYGLVEINKANRLGLRALLEASRFPHGQEVKARDLAYRLAPRINAVGRIDNAKIAVELFLTNDKAIARQRAQFLEECNTLRRKIESDIKEEVEEILSGGNEYADKRAIILASEKWHPGVVGIVSSRIAEDHAKPTILMALEKGVGRGSGRSVPGLNLVKALEYCQSHLLRFGGHEQAVGLTINEKEIPGLREGIEEFLTRSDFKIRGLPDLEIDAYLEPLEINQKLLNEIELLEPLGPGNPEPIFALRKMRLLKTLSVGQSRKRHFKFTFAGEQDTRLSGIAFNFNGISPKSGDQLDLAFTAEKNTWQGKTEIRLNLIDFHFYQ